In the Leptotrichia sp. oral taxon 847 genome, one interval contains:
- a CDS encoding FeoA family protein, which produces MMTLLQGKVGEKFFLKDIIEKKLDTRLLSLGVCRGDVCKIENIANGNILIKTVETKIVLSENLAEKVEIEVVE; this is translated from the coding sequence ATGATGACTTTATTGCAAGGAAAAGTGGGAGAAAAATTTTTTTTAAAAGACATTATTGAAAAAAAACTTGACACAAGATTGCTTAGTTTAGGAGTTTGTAGAGGAGATGTCTGTAAAATCGAAAATATTGCAAATGGAAATATTTTGATTAAAACAGTGGAAACAAAAATTGTGCTTAGTGAAAATTTGGCAGAAAAGGTAGAGATTGAGGTGGTAGAATGA